The Thermosynechococcus sp. genome has a segment encoding these proteins:
- a CDS encoding bifunctional diguanylate cyclase/phosphodiesterase, whose amino-acid sequence MEQDDSPLSFQLRWPMVNGQTGHGFDFPLGTDPYDLLRGVCARLPLLVLFYDNEGHIHSLNQEVTTQLGWDTGDLITGDFLSQCFPDLETQRQMRYWMIHPPNGWQEVPVHGADGQVLEMIWAFVRFPNGAGLICGYNITDMKLTQAALLETSDRYTLLTRSINDGIWDWNLTTNETFYSARWKNILGYQHDEIGNHIDDWFKRIHPQDVERVKLNLMLHIRGQTPHFHQEFRILHRNGAYRWALARGLVLRDAHGNARRVAGSLTDLTEHRLAEAQLLYDALHDSLTGLANRTLLFDRIEQATRHARRRSDYKFAILFIDIDRFKVINDSLGHSCGDLILIELANRLTRIVRADDTVARIGGDEFVILLDDISDNTDPLGVCDRILSELNKPFVVNDQPIALRVSIGVATRLASIEKAENYLRNADIAMYRAKLAGGNRYQVFSEDMHLMARDRLSLEIGLRQAIERDEFTLFYQPIYRLRDNALYGFEALIRWQHPTQGLLLPDRFIPLAEETGLILPIGDWVIWRACRDLQYWHEQFPQCELSVNVNLSNRQVMHPALVEQVLAALEQTQIPPHCLHLEMTESVGIDQPDQVRQTLCQLKAQGIKLSLDDFGTGYSSLSYLTHLPIDILKVDRSFVKLITETDQRPLVVDAIVSLAKGLALEVVAEGVEHPYQVTRLRELGCDYVQGYYFSRPLTTEQVAALLAQIHTP is encoded by the coding sequence ATGGAGCAGGATGACTCACCTTTATCTTTTCAATTACGGTGGCCAATGGTGAATGGTCAAACAGGCCATGGATTTGATTTCCCGCTAGGTACTGATCCCTATGACTTACTGCGGGGTGTTTGTGCCCGTTTACCGCTGCTCGTTCTCTTCTATGACAATGAGGGACACATTCATTCCCTTAACCAAGAGGTGACGACCCAGTTGGGCTGGGATACAGGGGATTTGATCACAGGGGATTTTTTGAGTCAGTGCTTTCCCGATCTAGAAACCCAGCGGCAGATGCGTTATTGGATGATTCATCCTCCCAACGGCTGGCAGGAGGTACCTGTCCATGGTGCCGATGGTCAAGTTTTAGAGATGATTTGGGCTTTTGTGCGCTTTCCGAATGGGGCAGGTTTAATCTGTGGCTACAACATTACCGATATGAAGTTAACTCAGGCGGCGCTCCTGGAAACCAGCGATCGCTATACGCTCCTGACCCGTAGCATCAATGATGGTATTTGGGACTGGAATTTGACCACCAATGAGACATTTTATTCCGCCCGCTGGAAAAATATTCTTGGCTATCAGCATGACGAAATTGGCAATCACATTGATGATTGGTTCAAGCGCATTCACCCCCAAGATGTGGAACGGGTGAAGTTGAATTTAATGCTCCATATCCGCGGCCAAACCCCCCATTTCCACCAAGAGTTTCGCATTCTACATCGCAATGGTGCCTATCGTTGGGCTTTGGCACGGGGGCTGGTGCTGCGGGATGCCCATGGCAATGCCAGACGGGTTGCGGGTTCTCTGACCGATTTGACGGAACATCGCCTTGCCGAAGCCCAGTTGCTTTATGATGCCCTCCATGATTCGCTGACGGGGTTAGCCAATCGCACGCTTCTCTTTGACCGCATTGAACAGGCGACTCGCCATGCTCGTCGTCGTTCCGATTACAAGTTTGCAATTTTGTTTATTGATATTGATCGCTTTAAGGTCATTAACGACAGCCTTGGCCACAGTTGTGGCGACTTGATTTTGATTGAATTGGCCAATCGTCTCACCCGCATTGTCCGCGCCGATGACACGGTGGCTCGTATTGGGGGCGATGAGTTTGTGATTTTGCTGGATGACATTAGTGACAACACCGATCCTTTGGGGGTTTGCGATCGCATTCTCAGTGAACTGAATAAACCCTTTGTAGTGAATGATCAGCCGATCGCACTCAGGGTGAGTATTGGCGTGGCCACGCGATTGGCCTCCATTGAGAAGGCAGAAAACTATTTGCGCAATGCCGATATTGCCATGTATCGTGCCAAGCTGGCGGGGGGAAATCGCTATCAAGTCTTTAGTGAAGACATGCATTTGATGGCGCGCGATCGCCTCTCCCTAGAAATCGGGTTGCGCCAAGCCATTGAGCGGGACGAATTTACTCTCTTTTACCAGCCCATCTACCGCCTGAGGGACAATGCTCTCTACGGCTTTGAAGCCTTGATTCGCTGGCAGCATCCCACTCAAGGCTTACTCCTGCCCGATCGTTTCATTCCCCTTGCGGAGGAAACGGGATTGATTCTGCCCATTGGGGACTGGGTGATCTGGCGTGCCTGTCGTGATCTCCAGTACTGGCACGAGCAATTTCCCCAGTGTGAGTTATCCGTGAACGTGAATTTATCCAATCGGCAAGTCATGCACCCTGCTCTAGTCGAGCAAGTGTTGGCTGCTTTGGAACAGACCCAGATTCCTCCCCATTGCCTGCACCTGGAAATGACCGAAAGTGTGGGGATTGATCAGCCAGATCAGGTGCGGCAGACATTATGCCAACTGAAGGCCCAGGGAATCAAGCTGAGTCTTGATGACTTTGGCACGGGCTATTCCTCTCTGTCCTATTTGACCCATCTGCCCATCGACATCCTCAAAGTTGATCGCAGCTTTGTGAAGCTCATCACGGAAACCGACCAAAGACCCCTCGTGGTTGATGCCATTGTTAGCCTTGCCAAGGGATTGGCGTTGGAAGTGGTGGCCGAAGGGGTGGAGCATCCCTATCAAGTGACGCGACTGCGGGAACTCGGCTGTGACTATGTCCAAGGCTATTATTTCTCGCGACCCCTCACTACTGAGCAGGTGGCTGCCCTATTAGCGCAGATTCACACCCCCTAG
- a CDS encoding IS630 transposase-related protein, whose product MFLAVYPWADLSPKFAAGKQRDREPDLCQGKLDWQTLGPDVAPHPEDPLIDRAQQFGVQISTISSALGRLAITRKNRCPTKNALWKSDSGCMQGPKVLLRR is encoded by the coding sequence TTGTTTTTAGCAGTTTATCCTTGGGCTGATCTAAGCCCTAAGTTTGCAGCAGGGAAACAGCGCGATCGCGAGCCAGACCTGTGTCAAGGGAAACTGGATTGGCAGACCTTAGGGCCAGACGTTGCTCCCCATCCCGAGGATCCTTTAATCGACCGTGCCCAGCAATTTGGGGTACAAATTTCCACAATAAGTTCCGCCCTCGGCCGGCTGGCCATCACCCGAAAAAACAGATGCCCTACCAAGAACGCCCTGTGGAAGAGCGACAGCGGATGTATGCAGGGTCCAAAGGTTCTATTGCGGAGGTGA
- a CDS encoding Tab2/Atab2 family RNA-binding protein, whose translation MSLWQVDLYRRPLRTPSGLDLWELVICDPEENFYYTTFCPEPLVSSPWVATEFNRCGQPLPERVKVFRPESLGLVEGACRQLNIPLEPTRRTPALKHYLCQRAQEYPSLKTYTGEAYDPLAIEQLPPLPLPDDIWGESWQFAAIAPPDLQQLMQYPLRILAFEREMLPESLDLAADTLIPGIILYGGRKSLKLARWFQEQVPYRLEFVPGQPCGVLLHSGLRDRWVFLTFQDSEIMQAGEVFRDRLHQSQGLHFLLIQPTPKDTTYTALWLLQALE comes from the coding sequence ATGTCCCTTTGGCAAGTTGACCTTTACCGTCGGCCTTTGCGTACCCCCAGTGGTCTTGATCTGTGGGAACTTGTGATTTGTGATCCTGAAGAAAATTTTTACTACACGACTTTTTGTCCTGAACCACTGGTGAGTAGTCCCTGGGTTGCCACAGAATTCAACCGTTGTGGTCAGCCCTTGCCGGAGCGAGTCAAGGTCTTTCGCCCCGAAAGTTTAGGGCTAGTGGAAGGAGCCTGCCGACAACTCAACATCCCCCTAGAGCCCACCCGCCGCACTCCTGCTCTGAAGCACTACCTGTGCCAACGCGCTCAGGAATACCCAAGCCTGAAAACCTACACGGGTGAAGCCTACGATCCCTTGGCCATTGAGCAGCTCCCGCCCCTGCCCTTGCCGGATGATATTTGGGGGGAATCTTGGCAGTTTGCAGCGATCGCGCCCCCCGATTTGCAGCAACTGATGCAGTACCCTTTACGGATTCTGGCCTTTGAAAGAGAGATGCTGCCGGAGTCCCTAGACTTGGCGGCAGACACCCTGATTCCGGGAATTATTCTCTATGGGGGTCGCAAATCCTTGAAGCTGGCTCGCTGGTTCCAAGAGCAAGTGCCCTATCGCCTAGAGTTTGTACCGGGGCAGCCCTGTGGCGTTCTCCTGCACAGTGGATTGCGCGATCGCTGGGTGTTTTTAACGTTTCAGGATTCGGAAATTATGCAAGCGGGAGAGGTGTTTCGCGATCGCCTGCACCAAAGCCAAGGCTTGCACTTTCTGCTCATTCAGCCCACTCCCAAGGACACGACCTACACTGCTCTGTGGCTACTGCAAGCCCTTGAATAG
- the nrdR gene encoding transcriptional regulator NrdR, whose product MQCPYCHHTDSRVLESRSAEGGQSIRRRRECLACGRRFTTYERIEFVPITVIKRNGDRESFDRSKLLRGIMTACGKTNIPQQKIEALVDDIEADLQLRSRREVTSAELGEATLQRLRHLSEVAYVRFASVYRQFQGISDFVAELAHLQETSDSPELLTASQP is encoded by the coding sequence ATGCAGTGTCCCTATTGCCACCATACAGATAGTCGTGTTCTAGAGTCTCGATCGGCAGAAGGGGGGCAAAGTATTCGGCGGCGGCGCGAGTGCCTAGCCTGTGGTCGTCGCTTTACCACCTATGAGCGGATTGAGTTTGTGCCCATTACGGTCATTAAGCGCAATGGCGATCGCGAGTCCTTCGATCGCTCGAAATTGCTGCGGGGCATTATGACCGCCTGTGGTAAAACCAACATTCCCCAACAAAAAATTGAAGCCCTTGTGGATGATATTGAGGCGGATTTGCAGTTGCGATCGCGCCGCGAAGTCACCAGCGCCGAATTGGGGGAAGCAACCCTACAACGACTGCGCCACCTGAGTGAAGTCGCCTATGTCCGCTTTGCTTCGGTCTATCGCCAATTCCAGGGCATTAGTGATTTTGTTGCTGAACTTGCCCATCTCCAAGAGACTTCTGACTCGCCAGAGCTGCTGACAGCCTCCCAGCCTTAG